CCAAAACTTAACCGGTCAAACCAAGAATCATAGTTTTTACTGAACACTGAATTTTACTCCACTTTATCAGAAATTCTATAACCTACAACTCTATATGCCTTATGAATATTCAGGTTTAACGGATTCTATTTACATCTTCAAGAACATTTTCAACACTAGTCTATATAATCAttcataaatcatttttttcagaGATTCGAAATTTAGATGTTTAACCATCAGAACTTGTCTGCAAGAAATTAAAAAACGTGTTTAGTAAAGTCAAAACCAAAATTGAAGTTGTGTAAATCACAAGAACATTGTGttacattttgtttttgtttttttacctCACCCAGTAAAAATACCAGAGTTTTAACGATTTTGCACCGTACTGATCGTGGGAGTTACTTTTACGCTCTCCCGCAATCGTAAAAAGCCATAACGTCTTTTGTCTGTTTCTGTCGCTCAAATACAAATACAGATCTAGAAAAGCAACAACTTGAAATCGAACCTCCAATCAGTTCGGCGATACTAGTTTTGAATCCCCATCGTTCGATCTGGAGCCATCACAGGATCCGCCGCAGACCTCCGGCAACGGTAAGATACGCTACCGTTCGCCTTCCTACACTGAGCTACTAGAGTCCGTCTCCACCGCCACCGGTTCTCCTCCCACCTCAGAATATCATCAGGGACTCCTCTCCGTCGACGGAGAGAAAATGACGGCTAAGCGCGGGATTGGGCGGCACGAGTCTCTCGCCGACAAGATCCAACGCCACCGAAGTATCCTGCTAGTGATATCGGTTCCCGTTGTGCTGATCGCTCTCGTTCTTCTGCTGATGCCTGGGAGATCGGCAACCGACGCGGTCGTTGAAGAGTACACGGTGCTTAACCGCAAGGGAGGCCCCAACTCGAGGCCTCCGAAGAACTACGCCGTGGTTTTTGACGCTGGAAGCTCTGGGAGCCGTGTACATGTTTACTGTTTTGATAAGAATTTGGATCTTGTTCCTCTCGGGAATGAACTCGAGCTCTTCCTACAGGTTCAGTTCCTATCTTCATCTATAGGCGATGCTTAACGGTTGAATATACATTGTTCTATACAGTGCTCTAAAATAACGGCCTAGGCCTCCAGCAAATCTGATGATTTTTATAGGAGCAAAAATGGATCTAAAATCATGATTAACCCCGgtctcttagctttttttaattaaaatctaaaaaatgttaatagtccggttcttagtttttcttaattaagtTAAGAACCCGAGTTAATAGATTGGGGTTAATTATGGTCTAACCGTCCGCCTAATCAATAATCTCATATAAAACAACGAACGATTTCTATGTCCTccaaatgtaaaataaatttctataaatatttatattaataaagtttATGGCCCTGTAAATTTCAGGGCGGCAAGGGTATAACTTTGCTCTCAGTGTATATATAATGGCATGAACTGTGTGTTTCTGGAATCCTAATAGGATGCTTGAACACGCATAACTAGCATCACATTCCTTTGTCTcattatatttgattattttcagTGGCTTGAACGTATTGTTTATGCTTCACTTTAGTGGTGCTTGTTGGAACTTTGGCGCTAAACTATTGACTGATTTGTTTCAGCTAAAACCAGGCTTGAGTGCGTATCCTACTGATCCCCGACAAGCAGCAAACTCTTTGGTGTCTCTTCTTGACAAGGCGGAGTCTTCTGTTCCCCGCGAGTTGCGTCCTAAGACACCTGTCAGAGTTGGGGTATGGAAACGAGTAGTTATCATATTTGTCGTTGTTTACTTTGTGAATTATCTGAAATGTTTTTATTCGTTATATTCTGTTAGGCAACTGCAGGTTTGAGGACGCTGGGTCATGAAGCGTCTGAGAACATTTTGCAAGCGGTAATTTTATTTCTAGATATTTTTGATGCACATTCGTATGCGGACTTAGCTCTAAGTtattatagttttgtttgtaAGGTTAAAGAACTCTTGAGAGATAGAAGCATGCTGAAAACTGAGGCGAATGCTGTTACTGTGCTGGATGGAACCCAGGAAGGTTCTTATCAGTGGGTAAGCTGTCCCACATTTGTTTGTGTTCCTACTTGAAGTCATGTTGATGTAGATCTTATGTGTGTGCGTCTATGCATTTAGTCTTATCTTCCCCAATTCCAAAAACTGTTATCCTTTCTAGTTTCTAAATTAGTCAAGAAGTGTTCAATTTTCACTATGGCAACAATAATAGTTTGAAGTCTAGTttgtaaatgttaaatttttttgtcttaaTTGGCTCCGACTCTGCAGGTAACGATCAACTACTTGTTGAGGAACTTGGGAAAACCATACTCAGATACGGTTGGAGTGGTTGATCTTGGAGGGGGTTCTGTTCAAATGGCATATTCTATATCCGAGGAAGATGCTGCAAGTGCACCAAAACCATTGGAAGGAGAGGATGCTTATGTCAGAGAAATGTATCTCAAGGGACGGAAGTATTTCCTCTATGTTCACAGGTTGGTCAGCTGTTATAATTTCCTATATTACAtgtttcttcaattttttttcttcctttcgTGCCAAACACACAACTtgttatattcaaaaatgtTCATTGTGAGATACTATTTGCCTCTTCTTGTTTGTAGTTACCTACATTACGGATTACTGGCTGCCCGAGCAGAGATTTTGAAAGTTTCTGAAGATTCAAACAACCCCTGCATTGTGACAGGCTATGATGGTGAGAGAATATTCTTTCCAACTAGACTTCTTTGCGTTTATCCTCACCGTATGACACATGTTTTGATTATTGCCATAATCTTCGACATCCTTCCTCTGACATGTTTTATTCGCTGTAGGTACTTACAAGTATGGAGGAGAAGAGCTTAAAGCGGCTGCGTTGCAATCTGGCGCGAGTCTTGATGAGTGCCGGAGGCTAACGATCAACGCACTCAAAGTGAATGATACACTTTGTACACACATGAAATGCACATTTGGTGGAGTATGGAATGGTGGTCGAGGTGGCGGCCAAAAGAATATGTTCGTTGCTTCTTTTTTCTTCGATCGTGCTGCTGAGGTAAGCCAACTAAAAGACACCTTTTGTTTTCTGTAAACCATGTTTACACAACAACCTGTGTGTTTCTTTGTTAAACTCGGGACAATGGGCTTGGTTATGCGCACAGGCTGGATTCGTGGACCCGAAGCAACCTGTGGCTACAGTTCGTCCAATAGACTTTGAGAAAGCAGCAAAGAAAGCTTGTAGTATGAAAATGGAGGAGGGAAAATCAAAGTTTTCACGTGTGGAGGAAGATAATTTGCCTTACTTGTGCATGGATCTCGTTTACCAATATACTCTGCTCGTTGATGGATTCGGTAAGcatctcacttttttttttcttttttatcggTCACAACTTATTTGTAGAGGTTTAGGTTATACAGTTATACTGACTAGGACTAAATGACTAAAAACACATATGTAAGAGTGGAGAAGTGTTAAGACATTAAGATTGTATGATGCATCATTACCATTGCTACCATGATATGATATCATAGTGTGTGTCTAATTCATTTTCTACTTTGTGTTTTgggcataaaataaaaatagggtTGAAGCCAACACAGACAATAACATTAGTGAAGAAGGTGAAATACGGAGAACAAGCAGTGGAAGCTGCCTGGCCATTGGGTAGCGCCATTGAGGCCGTCTCCTCACCGTGACAGGGCATCTTGGGAAGTACTCACATCATTCTTTTGATTTCACTagcaaatatttattgtttccaatttttttttaaagtttatttttgttgtaaTGCTAAAAACTTACTATTATTAGTGATATAAAGATGATTATTGTTTGGTaaagcatattaaaaaaaaattctacaatGGTATATGACAATCTGTTGTAGATTTGGCTcagatatatttaaaatctagtATTTAAGTAACAACTATAGATATTGTATCAGTCTGACCAAATTTAGTAATTTAATGAACTACCAAtcgtacatataaaataaaggaaTTGATGTGTTTAATTTTCCATTGTGGTGCTTCGTTAATCCACGTGGAGATTGAAGTCAAATTGTTGTCTGTAGCTGACTAGCTGGTGTCCTTGGTAAGATAGGCAATTACTTGCACACAACAAATGGTGAATCATCATTTTATTTGGCCCCCTTTTAAATATTACCAAAATTTAGTAGAAGATGTTTTTCTTCTTGGATATTGAAATTGTGTATAGAAAaagatttttaacatttttcggaaatttatataaatataaaactaagaTTTATAAATGACCTATTGACTATATGTCTGGGCCAAGGCCACATATGGAACCAGACTGTAAAAGAACAGTATGAACACTAAAGAATAAGGCTACGACATTTGTTCTTACAGTGCCCTTTTGCGCAACGCACTTGGGAGCTGCTACCAGCTTTGAATGTGACACCAATGCTTGCTGCCCCGGATATCTCCTCCCTCCTGATCCAAGGAAAACACCTGGTGAATTTGCCACCTTCGGGACTACTCTGCCCACTCCAACCTTGGGTATTATGGTTTCTATGGAAAGTAAGGAACAGGATGCTGTTTGAAGACTATCATATGAAGGAAGAGGAGGTTGTCTCTATTGCAATCTCGGAAGCCTGGAAATGGCAATCTGCCCGGAGCCTAAAGTCTCAAGGATCAAAGCATAAGTTATCCGGTAAGGCTCTCATCCACGACGCTCGACTCTTGGTCCGGTCTGTTTTGTAGATACTTCGAAGGAATTGGATGGATCTTTAAGGATACAGAGTCTGGCTGGTCTGTCTCCAACACTACAAACCGCTCTCATGTCGCTTCGGCTCTTATGTCTGAAGCTCTTGCGGTCAAAGCTGCTATTGGTGATGCGGCGTTAAGGAACTTCAAGAGTATGAGCTTGTGCTCTGACTCAAAAGTTCTGATGGATTGTATCAATTCTCGGAGTCGATGCCTAGAGGTTCAGAGAGTCCTCAATGACATATCTACTCTATCTGCATCCTTCGAATCTAtctcttttcattttgtttcGCGTTTCCTAAATGTCGAGGCTGACTCTCTGGCAAAGAGGAGCCTTCTTGACTTTGTAAGCCAGCCTATTGTAGGTTGAAAACTATGTTTGGTTCTAGTATTAATGAAaggtttgttcaaaaaaaaaagaataaggcTACCACAATATGAATTTATGATCCAACAGAGGCATATTTGCTTCATCACCGAAgttcagtgttaaaaaaaatcatctagTATTCCAATGGCCGAAGTTCAAAGTTTTCTTCATTAAGATTTATTGTTTTGACTGATTTAGAGAAcgataaatataaaattcacaacttgttttgttctttttccCTCTTTGCCTTTTGGCATCATTTTGGCATTTTTCATCATATCTAAAATGAACTATTTACTATGATATGATGTTCAAATAATAATGATTGGTTAAATCatttgatatagatttttattttatttttacattgaaAAATACATGTGTGATCAATATCCCGCAAAAAGGGCATATCTTCAAGCTTCATGGTGAAGGTAAGTTTCATTTTTCAATGAATTATTGGGGAATCATTTGAATTTTAACAAGTAGAGAATAAAGCAAAcccaataataataatttgtccATAAAAATGAAGACATGTGACACATTTGTTTTCAAAGGAGAATCGTGTGGGTTTACTTTCAGAAATTGATAAGACTACTCCTACATGGATCGATCACCAGTCTCCACTTTTTCCAATAATTCGATCGGAGAGTAAAAACCTTTCGGAATAATGTTATATTGaagaattttgttttataattataaagtaACTGGAAAATTGATCTTTAGTTTAATAATATGCGATGCAATATGTGAATTGCAGTGATCATGACCTTAAACTCGGGCATCTCTCTCACTATATATGAACACACTGAACTTGGATTGTctgttataacttataagattCAGAGTCCGACTAAGGAGAAGCTTTTTGTAATGACGTCGTGAACAAACGCAAATAAATTTGGAAGAAAGCATATCAAAACGAATTGAGGCAAATACATTTTTAGGGTTTCTTATTATTATGTAAATGTATAGTCTTACAAACTTTTAGATCCGTATTTATAACAGCCTTAAACTccgattttatttttctataggAATACGTACTTGTGTAGAAAAAGTAAATTTCCTAAACCGAAAAAGCATACCGTACTGCGGGATCTGTGGCCTATGCATCCCAGAGGTCAATCTTGGTAGCGCTCAACAAATATTGGATTTTTACTGGTTCACAGATATTTAAGACACATCTAGATGCAACAAATGAAAACTAATTTCTTTAATCAATGTTTTTGACATCATTCTTTAAATCAATACATAAGTTGATTACTGGAGTTTTGTTCGAAAACAAAATGAGTTTgaacataagaaaaataaaaggaaattcGGAGAACACGCATGAATAAGTGACATGCAGTGATTGGTGAGCTAAATAATTTTCTGGATGTGACAGTTTACTTATGACCATGCATTagcttaaaaaaattgaactgtCGAAATATaatcctttgtttatttattttgtttaccaTATGTATCATTTGTTGTGACAAGAGTTGATTTCCGATGCAGCAATGCTTAATGATTTTAGATTGTATACGTTTTTCTGATTTATCCACGTATATGTGTGGGACGTTTATAAAATTGTACATCTATAGTTGTCTACTTGTCTTGTAATGGGGGAGCAATTACATTGAAGATGGAATAAGTCGTTTTCTAACCTACgttgattttgaaattaattgagTCGTAGACTTGGATTAATTAATGAAGAACGTGATAAAATCGACAAAGTGGAACAAATTTACTGtgtaaactattttatttatgttacaaTTTTGTAATGCGTTTGCATTAGTATTAGAAAATCCTATCAtacgtatatatataagaatatgcTTAAACATATATATCAGATATTACGTGAATTTTTCTACATAAATTGTTTTAGTGTGTTGTTTGGGTAATATTTTCTttagattaattaaaatataaatagctAACTTAATTCAAATACGATGATAGTTGGTCTTTAAGATAGCCATGCTAATTATTTTCTTAGGTGCTAATTaagtggcaaaaaaaaaaaaatagagattgtGAGAGTTTTAAACCCTTAACTTTTAGGTATGAAGATTTCCAAAATCCTAATCTTATGCTATTGTTTGCACGTATAAACGcataatttaatcaattatgtatGTACGTGTTTATGATACAATGTACACACGTAAATGTATACTTCTCGAAAACATGTTACTAATCATTTTTATCCACCACTTATAGAAACGATGCGTATGCAATCATTTTGGATAATATTTTCGACTTGTAATTGAGTTGTACCTCAATTCACACAAGAAACACAATATACATACATGGATGGATGGCCTTGGGCATAGtcaataaaacattaaaatatggttcacaaattttaaaataatttactaGATAAAGGTATTAAGATTTTAGAGCTGGCCTGACCATGTATGCACAACGCGAACCAGTTAAGTATTTCAAATTTGTGAAATGAAAGAGTTTTGAGTCTGATGTGTGCACTAAGGCTAAATTAAGCATGCCAACTTGAATTTGTTTCGCCTATACTTTTCTTTCtgaattctaaaaatatatgatgGTATCAGAAAGACTGAAGTAattgatatatatgtatataacatatttatatgatgTGGGTGAATAAACAAAGTAACTACATAGTTTATCCTGTTAGATTATTATAAGCGAATCCactaaacaaa
Above is a window of Brassica napus cultivar Da-Ae chromosome A10, Da-Ae, whole genome shotgun sequence DNA encoding:
- the LOC106387780 gene encoding apyrase 2 — encoded protein: MTAKRGIGRHESLADKIQRHRSILLVISVPVVLIALVLLLMPGRSATDAVVEEYTVLNRKGGPNSRPPKNYAVVFDAGSSGSRVHVYCFDKNLDLVPLGNELELFLQLKPGLSAYPTDPRQAANSLVSLLDKAESSVPRELRPKTPVRVGATAGLRTLGHEASENILQAVKELLRDRSMLKTEANAVTVLDGTQEGSYQWVTINYLLRNLGKPYSDTVGVVDLGGGSVQMAYSISEEDAASAPKPLEGEDAYVREMYLKGRKYFLYVHSYLHYGLLAARAEILKVSEDSNNPCIVTGYDGTYKYGGEELKAAALQSGASLDECRRLTINALKVNDTLCTHMKCTFGGVWNGGRGGGQKNMFVASFFFDRAAEAGFVDPKQPVATVRPIDFEKAAKKACSMKMEEGKSKFSRVEEDNLPYLCMDLVYQYTLLVDGFGLKPTQTITLVKKVKYGEQAVEAAWPLGSAIEAVSSP